In one window of Desulfovibrio sp. DNA:
- the nadB gene encoding L-aspartate oxidase, whose translation MNASRRHVPVLIIGSGIAGCTAALTLADAGYEVLLINAGAQLADGNSELAQGGIIYRADAPADADADTASSPVKQKAGLQGDALALEQDILIAGHNYNYEKAVRFLCSQGPACVDSVLIERSKVPFDRNDDGSFNLTREGGHSAPRILHCRDYSGRAMMDGLTAQVMAHPRITRLHRRAAIDLLTSHHHAKKSQLRYEVDNRCLGAYVLNEDSGEPETILADWTVLATGGVGQVFLHSTNAAGCVGTGVSMAFRAGVSLANLEFMQFHPTALYEERSTRRSLITEAMRGEGARLLNHKGQPFMKDYDPRADLAPRDVVSQAMMDEMLHNGAPCLFLDVSGVQQDLPTRFPTVFQKCLEAGIDIRREPIPVVPAAHYFCGGVLTDIRGRTSMRGLYAIGECACTGLHGANRLASTSLLEALVWGVSCGNDLSRRLNSESGLSKSLAASIPDWLHEGDERRDDPALVAQDWANIRNTMWNYVGISRTEARLRRAFEDMRDLVRHIHDFYKHTRISRRLVDLFHGSQTAYAITQAAMRNPTSLGCHQRVD comes from the coding sequence GTGAATGCCAGTCGCCGTCATGTGCCCGTATTGATCATCGGTTCGGGCATTGCCGGATGCACCGCCGCCCTTACCCTGGCCGACGCCGGTTATGAAGTGCTTCTCATCAATGCCGGAGCCCAACTGGCCGACGGCAATTCCGAACTGGCGCAAGGGGGTATCATCTACCGCGCCGATGCCCCTGCGGACGCAGATGCCGACACCGCCAGCAGCCCTGTCAAACAAAAGGCCGGGCTTCAGGGCGATGCCCTGGCCCTGGAACAAGACATCCTGATCGCAGGCCATAATTACAACTATGAAAAAGCCGTGCGCTTTTTGTGCAGCCAGGGTCCCGCATGCGTCGACAGCGTGCTCATTGAGCGCTCCAAGGTTCCCTTTGACCGCAATGACGACGGCAGCTTCAACCTCACGCGCGAAGGCGGGCACTCCGCCCCCCGCATCCTGCACTGCCGCGACTATTCCGGCCGCGCCATGATGGACGGCCTGACGGCCCAGGTCATGGCGCATCCCCGCATCACCCGGCTGCACCGCCGCGCCGCCATCGACCTTCTGACAAGTCACCACCACGCCAAAAAATCGCAACTGCGCTACGAGGTCGATAACCGCTGCCTGGGAGCCTATGTGCTCAACGAGGACAGCGGCGAGCCCGAAACCATCCTGGCCGACTGGACAGTGCTTGCCACAGGCGGCGTGGGGCAGGTTTTTTTGCATTCCACCAACGCGGCCGGTTGCGTGGGCACGGGCGTGTCCATGGCTTTTCGCGCCGGCGTGTCGCTGGCCAATCTGGAATTCATGCAGTTTCACCCCACTGCCCTGTATGAAGAGCGCAGCACCCGCCGCTCCCTCATCACCGAGGCCATGCGCGGCGAAGGCGCGCGCCTGCTCAATCACAAAGGGCAGCCCTTCATGAAAGACTACGATCCACGCGCGGATCTCGCCCCGCGTGACGTGGTGTCGCAAGCCATGATGGACGAAATGCTGCACAACGGCGCGCCCTGCCTCTTTCTGGACGTAAGCGGCGTGCAGCAGGATTTGCCCACGCGCTTTCCCACCGTGTTCCAGAAATGCCTTGAAGCGGGCATCGACATCCGCCGCGAACCCATCCCCGTGGTGCCAGCCGCCCACTATTTCTGCGGCGGCGTCCTCACGGATATACGCGGACGCACGTCCATGCGCGGCCTTTACGCCATTGGCGAATGCGCCTGCACGGGCCTGCACGGGGCCAACCGCCTTGCCAGCACGTCCCTGCTTGAGGCCCTTGTGTGGGGCGTCAGTTGCGGCAATGACCTGTCCCGCCGCCTGAACAGCGAGAGCGGCCTTTCCAAAAGTCTCGCCGCCTCCATCCCCGACTGGCTGCATGAAGGCGACGAGCGGCGCGACGACCCGGCCCTGGTGGCGCAGGACTGGGCCAATATCCGCAACACCATGTGGAACTACGTGGGCATTTCGCGCACTGAAGCCCGCCTGCGCCGGGCTTTTGAAGACATGCGCGACCTTGTGCGCCATATACATGACTTTTACAAGCATACACGCATTTCCCGCCGTCTGGTGGACCTTTTTCACGGTTCGCAGACGGCCTACGCCATCACCCAGGCAGCCATGCGCAACCCCACAAGCCTGGGTTGCCATCAACGGGTGGACTGA
- the nadA gene encoding quinolinate synthase NadA, producing MQNISAEIQAIKRQLGDKLCIMGHHYQNDAVVQHCDITGDSLELARRVPQIDADFIVFCGVYFMGESAALLAKPGQSVYLPSLDADCLMSQMTPAPLARKVLEQLHAAGRKIIPLAYVNTDLALKAVVGEYGGAVCTSANAGVMLQWAMKQGDGVLFLPDRHLGNNTATALGIPPQDRHVLRIGSKGLVEPETQALDRKLLLWPGCCAIHARFDPDDVREMRAAYPGCRVIAHPECREEVIAVCDGAGSTSFLIKDAARVAAEAPGSTLIVGTENNLVHRLADRFEGQCRIIPLGHAICGNMAKVTEKKLWNILTEIVSQKATPLEIEAQLCPPARLSLTRMLEACGL from the coding sequence ATGCAAAATATCAGTGCCGAAATTCAGGCTATCAAGCGACAATTGGGCGACAAACTCTGCATCATGGGCCACCACTACCAGAATGACGCCGTGGTGCAGCACTGCGACATCACGGGCGATTCGCTGGAGCTGGCCCGGCGTGTGCCCCAGATTGACGCGGATTTTATCGTTTTTTGCGGTGTTTATTTTATGGGCGAATCCGCCGCGCTCCTGGCCAAGCCGGGGCAGTCCGTCTATCTGCCCAGCCTGGACGCGGACTGCCTCATGTCGCAAATGACGCCCGCCCCTCTGGCCCGCAAGGTTCTGGAGCAACTCCACGCGGCCGGACGCAAGATCATTCCCCTGGCCTACGTCAACACAGACCTGGCCCTCAAGGCCGTTGTGGGCGAGTACGGCGGCGCGGTCTGCACTTCGGCCAACGCGGGCGTCATGCTGCAATGGGCCATGAAACAGGGAGACGGCGTACTCTTTCTGCCCGACAGACATCTGGGCAACAATACGGCCACGGCCCTTGGCATACCGCCGCAAGACCGCCATGTGCTGCGCATCGGTTCCAAGGGGCTGGTCGAGCCGGAAACACAGGCCCTGGACAGAAAACTCCTGCTCTGGCCGGGCTGCTGCGCCATCCACGCCCGCTTTGACCCTGACGATGTGCGCGAAATGCGCGCCGCTTACCCCGGCTGTCGCGTCATTGCGCATCCCGAATGCCGCGAAGAGGTCATCGCTGTCTGCGACGGCGCGGGTTCCACATCCTTTCTCATCAAGGACGCGGCCCGCGTGGCTGCCGAAGCGCCTGGCTCCACCCTTATCGTGGGCACAGAGAACAACCTTGTTCACCGCCTGGCCGACCGTTTTGAGGGCCAGTGCCGCATTATTCCCCTTGGTCACGCCATTTGCGGCAACATGGCCAAGGTGACGGAAAAGAAGCTTTGGAATATACTGACTGAAATTGTTTCACAAAAAGCCACCCCTCTGGAGATTGAGGCGCAACTTTGCCCCCCCGCCCGTCTTTCATTAACCCGCATGCTTGAAGCTTGCGGCCTGTGA
- the nadC gene encoding carboxylating nicotinate-nucleotide diphosphorylase, with translation MYTPWAAFFSPEGQRLLQQCIDLALEEDGPELTAMGLFAPDAYLNAAIRAKQDTLVVGLPVIGPVFRSLGSPFRWQALAAEAASVPAMTVVARISAPAVAMLKAERVILNFITHLSGIANLTARYVRELEGTGVRLLDTRKTTPGMRWPEKYAVQAGGACNHRKNLAEMLMLKDNHIDAAGSITAAVATLRARYTPCPPIEVECRTLEHVREAIAARADRIMMDNMEGPLLSEALALVPAAIETEVSGGVRLENIRALALTAPRRPDFISVGRLTHSAVAADFSMTLLPA, from the coding sequence ATGTATACGCCCTGGGCCGCTTTTTTTTCACCTGAAGGACAGCGGCTTCTCCAACAATGTATAGACCTCGCCCTGGAAGAAGACGGCCCCGAACTGACCGCCATGGGCCTTTTTGCCCCCGACGCGTATCTGAACGCAGCCATACGCGCCAAACAGGACACCCTGGTGGTGGGTCTACCCGTCATCGGCCCGGTGTTCCGCAGTCTGGGCTCACCCTTCAGATGGCAGGCGCTGGCCGCCGAGGCAGCCTCTGTGCCAGCCATGACCGTGGTGGCCCGCATCTCGGCCCCTGCCGTGGCCATGCTCAAGGCCGAGCGCGTCATCCTCAACTTTATAACCCATCTTTCTGGCATAGCCAACCTTACGGCCCGCTACGTGCGCGAGCTTGAAGGCACGGGCGTGCGCCTGCTCGACACCCGCAAGACCACTCCCGGCATGCGCTGGCCTGAAAAATACGCCGTCCAGGCGGGCGGAGCCTGCAATCACCGCAAAAACCTTGCGGAGATGCTCATGCTCAAGGACAACCATATTGACGCCGCAGGCTCCATCACGGCGGCAGTGGCCACCCTGCGCGCCCGCTACACTCCCTGTCCGCCCATCGAGGTTGAGTGCCGCACCCTTGAACATGTGCGCGAAGCCATAGCGGCGCGCGCCGACCGCATTATGATGGACAATATGGAAGGCCCGCTCCTGAGCGAGGCCCTGGCCCTGGTCCCGGCGGCTATTGAAACCGAGGTGAGCGGCGGCGTTCGCCTTGAAAATATCCGCGCGCTCGCTCTTACAGCCCCCCGCAGGCCAGACTTCATCTCCGTGGGGCGGCTTACCCACTCCGCAGTGGCGGCGGACTTCAGCATGACGCTGCTGCCGGCCTGA
- the mgtE gene encoding magnesium transporter codes for MADYKDTQHIRAQEGIGQGDACGVQAAASQPDLQKGLQPDTLSSSAPASSAPANPEPGDSGSAAAVNTDADRAKSRTENRAKNLANAGIAASADVAATAPEHASTQDESAGNASFSDDAYDSDYAEQEFIHPADMADHLENLSLEKQVSTLASMSKEDAADALAELDGNVAVDVLENLDTDVAAQIIAEMSPDDAADVLDELDEDHRDALLEKLTREDSDELRSLLNFDPDSAGGAMNTELILLECNQTVDEAIAHIRSEMAEKESPYYGYVVDSHEVLVGVLSLRDLMLARPGTIVGDAAAGQSVISVTFDTDRREVASLLSHYNFMAMPVVDNDGHIMGVITYDDIMDIMHEEASADMLGMVGADPEESVDTPWKESVRKRLPWLFVNMFNSALSASVVYMFEGSIAEMAVLAVLMPMVANQAGNTGQQALAVMIRQLATDRFDQKKAWMAVVREGKIGIVTGIVMAFTAFVGAWMFTGVAAIGAVMGGALMCDMLLGAVSGGSIPLIFRALGRDPAHASSIFLTTITDGAGFFIFLGLASLFLL; via the coding sequence ATGGCAGACTACAAAGATACACAACACATCAGGGCCCAGGAGGGCATTGGACAGGGTGACGCCTGTGGAGTCCAGGCTGCGGCTTCGCAGCCAGACCTGCAGAAGGGCCTGCAGCCGGACACGCTCTCAAGCTCCGCGCCCGCAAGCTCCGCGCCCGCAAATCCCGAGCCCGGCGACAGTGGCAGCGCCGCAGCCGTGAATACGGATGCCGACCGCGCGAAAAGCCGTACTGAAAACCGCGCGAAAAACCTTGCCAACGCCGGGATCGCTGCCAGCGCCGACGTCGCTGCGACGGCCCCTGAGCACGCCTCAACGCAGGACGAATCCGCCGGAAACGCCTCTTTCAGCGATGACGCCTACGACTCCGATTATGCGGAGCAGGAGTTTATCCACCCGGCCGACATGGCCGATCATCTGGAAAATCTCAGCCTTGAAAAGCAGGTGAGCACGCTTGCCAGCATGTCCAAGGAAGATGCCGCCGACGCCCTGGCCGAACTTGACGGCAATGTGGCCGTTGACGTGCTGGAAAATCTGGACACAGACGTTGCCGCCCAGATTATTGCCGAAATGTCCCCGGACGACGCCGCCGACGTGCTGGACGAACTGGACGAGGACCACCGCGACGCCCTGCTGGAAAAGCTGACCCGCGAAGACTCCGACGAATTGCGCAGCCTGCTCAATTTTGACCCGGATTCCGCGGGCGGGGCCATGAATACCGAGCTCATCCTGCTGGAATGCAACCAGACCGTGGATGAGGCCATAGCCCATATCCGTTCTGAAATGGCCGAAAAAGAAAGCCCCTATTACGGCTATGTGGTGGATTCGCACGAGGTGCTCGTGGGCGTGCTGTCCCTGCGTGACCTCATGCTGGCCCGCCCCGGCACCATTGTGGGCGACGCGGCGGCCGGGCAGAGCGTCATCAGCGTCACATTTGACACGGACAGGCGCGAGGTGGCCAGCCTGCTTTCGCACTACAACTTCATGGCCATGCCCGTTGTGGATAATGACGGGCACATCATGGGCGTCATCACCTATGACGACATCATGGACATCATGCATGAAGAGGCCAGCGCCGACATGCTGGGCATGGTGGGCGCCGACCCGGAAGAAAGCGTGGACACGCCCTGGAAAGAGAGTGTGCGAAAACGCCTGCCCTGGCTGTTTGTGAACATGTTCAACTCGGCCCTCTCGGCTTCGGTGGTGTACATGTTTGAAGGCAGCATAGCCGAAATGGCGGTGCTGGCCGTGCTCATGCCCATGGTGGCCAATCAGGCGGGCAATACGGGGCAGCAGGCCCTGGCCGTCATGATCCGCCAGTTGGCCACAGACCGCTTTGACCAGAAAAAAGCCTGGATGGCCGTTGTGCGCGAAGGCAAAATCGGCATTGTGACCGGTATTGTCATGGCTTTTACAGCCTTTGTGGGCGCGTGGATGTTCACGGGCGTGGCCGCCATTGGCGCTGTCATGGGCGGCGCGCTTATGTGCGACATGCTGCTTGGCGCTGTTTCCGGCGGTTCCATACCGCTTATTTTTCGTGCCCTTGGGCGTGATCCGGCGCACGCGTCCAGTATTTTTCTCACCACAATTACGGACGGAGCGGGCTTTTTTATTTTTCTCGGGCTGGCGTCGCTTTTTCTCTTATAA
- a CDS encoding response regulator transcription factor, producing the protein MTQTQSEICRILLVDDHKLLMEGVRSLLAPYAHLRVVGMALTGGEAVALAASMSPHLMVLDLGMPGMNGVETGRAVLEVRPGTRILVYTGHEDQRWLPELIDIGIMGHVRKSEPPGVLLRAIESVRQGNIFLSFSDPGGRLAALLRARRQAVDETGGEGGSDLNALSPREKEIFRLLADGWSVKAIAGDLHISPKTVETHKYNLLTKLQAGSVGDLVKIAIRHGLLKV; encoded by the coding sequence ATGACACAGACGCAAAGCGAAATCTGCCGCATCCTGCTGGTGGATGACCACAAACTGCTGATGGAGGGCGTGCGGAGCCTGCTTGCGCCCTACGCCCATCTGCGGGTTGTGGGCATGGCGCTTACCGGGGGGGAGGCAGTGGCCCTGGCCGCCTCCATGTCGCCGCACCTGATGGTGCTGGATCTCGGCATGCCCGGCATGAACGGCGTTGAAACAGGGCGCGCCGTGCTTGAGGTACGCCCCGGCACGCGCATTCTTGTCTACACGGGGCATGAGGATCAGCGCTGGCTGCCGGAACTTATAGACATCGGCATCATGGGCCACGTGCGTAAGTCCGAACCGCCGGGGGTGCTGTTGCGCGCCATCGAAAGCGTGCGCCAGGGCAACATCTTTTTGAGTTTTTCCGATCCTGGGGGGCGACTGGCGGCTCTGCTGCGCGCGCGCCGACAGGCCGTCGACGAAACGGGCGGCGAAGGGGGCAGCGACCTGAACGCGCTTTCACCCCGCGAAAAAGAAATATTCCGCCTTCTGGCAGACGGCTGGAGCGTCAAGGCCATTGCCGGTGATCTGCACATCAGCCCGAAAACGGTTGAAACCCACAAGTACAACCTGCTCACCAAACTTCAGGCCGGGTCCGTGGGGGATCTGGTCAAGATCGCCATCCGCCACGGTCTGCTCAAGGTCTGA
- a CDS encoding sulfite exporter TauE/SafE family protein: MACVFRECFKRGARDYAAKLVLLPVMLFLLLAAPLAALAQNGDQTRPVAQSSAPTSGSVGAVTAAPAATATFVDGSALLVASSTVQDSGQALEQTPAQPVDMTPIDNHPWWFWPLALLGFCFILGIIAVMAGVGGGVLFVPLVSGFFPFHLDFVRGAGLLVALAGALAAGPGLLRRNFANLRLALPVALIASACAIVGAMLGLALPTNVIQTCLGGTILAIAVLLLLSKNSVRPVVNKQDAIGLALGMDGVFLEPSTGEVVEWKTHRTLAGLLLFIVIGIMAGMFGLGAGWANVPVLNLLMGAPLKVSVGTSKFLLSITDTSAAWVYLNQGCVIPLMAIPSIVGLMLGSVVGVRLLAVAKPKFIRYMVIFVLLFSGVKALMKGLGW; encoded by the coding sequence ATGGCCTGTGTTTTTCGTGAATGCTTCAAAAGAGGCGCAAGGGACTATGCGGCAAAGCTCGTGCTGTTGCCCGTCATGCTTTTTCTGTTATTAGCCGCGCCCCTGGCGGCCCTGGCCCAGAACGGGGATCAGACCCGGCCCGTGGCGCAGAGTTCGGCTCCCACTTCCGGTTCCGTTGGCGCCGTGACTGCCGCTCCCGCCGCGACCGCCACTTTTGTGGATGGATCGGCCCTTCTGGTGGCGTCGTCCACAGTGCAGGATTCCGGCCAGGCTCTGGAGCAGACTCCTGCGCAACCGGTTGACATGACCCCCATCGATAATCACCCCTGGTGGTTCTGGCCCCTTGCCCTGCTGGGCTTCTGCTTTATTCTCGGCATCATCGCCGTCATGGCCGGCGTTGGCGGCGGCGTGCTCTTTGTGCCGCTGGTCAGCGGCTTCTTTCCCTTTCATCTCGACTTCGTGCGCGGAGCGGGCCTGCTGGTCGCCCTGGCGGGCGCACTGGCAGCCGGTCCCGGTCTGCTGCGCCGCAATTTCGCCAACCTGCGTCTTGCCCTGCCCGTGGCGCTGATTGCTTCAGCCTGCGCCATCGTTGGGGCCATGCTGGGTCTGGCTTTGCCCACCAATGTCATCCAGACATGCCTTGGCGGCACCATTCTGGCCATTGCCGTGCTTCTGCTGCTTTCCAAAAACTCCGTGCGCCCCGTGGTGAACAAGCAGGACGCCATTGGTCTGGCCCTGGGAATGGACGGCGTTTTTCTTGAACCCAGCACAGGCGAAGTGGTGGAATGGAAAACCCACCGCACGCTGGCGGGTCTTCTGCTCTTTATCGTCATCGGCATCATGGCGGGCATGTTCGGCCTTGGAGCCGGGTGGGCCAACGTGCCTGTGCTGAACCTGCTCATGGGCGCGCCGCTCAAGGTGAGCGTGGGCACATCCAAGTTCCTTCTTTCCATCACAGACACCTCCGCCGCCTGGGTGTATCTCAATCAGGGCTGCGTTATTCCCCTTATGGCGATTCCCTCCATCGTGGGCCTCATGCTGGGTTCCGTGGTCGGTGTGCGCCTGCTTGCCGTGGCCAAGCCAAAGTTCATCCGCTACATGGTGATTTTTGTGCTTCTTTTCTCCGGCGTCAAAGCCCTCATGAAGGGCTTGGGCTGGTAG
- a CDS encoding DUF1634 domain-containing protein has protein sequence MNTVDVKNNIKASPAQLRYADTLFYGSLIGFVTMLITYALYVFGVLEPQIPLDEMPRLWTHSAAAYRAAGNIPQGWGWLALVGKGDICNFLGIAFLAALTIFCFLQLAWSLAQRKQWLMMCIAIAEVLVLSLAASGVLVAGAH, from the coding sequence ATGAATACTGTGGATGTAAAAAACAACATCAAGGCATCACCGGCGCAGCTGCGTTACGCCGATACGCTGTTTTACGGTTCGCTCATTGGCTTTGTGACCATGCTGATCACGTACGCCCTCTATGTGTTCGGCGTGCTTGAACCGCAGATTCCCCTTGATGAAATGCCGCGACTTTGGACGCACAGCGCCGCCGCCTACCGTGCTGCGGGGAACATTCCCCAGGGTTGGGGCTGGCTTGCGCTCGTGGGCAAGGGGGATATATGCAACTTCCTGGGCATTGCCTTTCTTGCGGCCCTGACGATTTTCTGCTTTTTGCAGCTTGCCTGGAGCCTGGCCCAGCGTAAGCAGTGGCTCATGATGTGCATTGCCATTGCGGAAGTGCTGGTTCTGAGCCTGGCTGCGTCCGGCGTGTTGGTGGCAGGGGCGCACTAG
- a CDS encoding sensor histidine kinase → MFAVIKNTFAHLLEVPDAVSPARYRSLRRLMTMLMVAVSVTPLLLLSGISHVQYTRTLEREVEGPIYALARKSQAALELYLGERESTVSFIAHAYTFKDLADERTLNRIFLSLRSEFQGFVDMGLVNSDGMQISYIGPYKLKGVDYAGKPWLRETEIKSRYLSNVFLGYRGYPHMVIAVHRMEESGISWTLRVAVDTLRLQQVLSAVGPEQDTDVFLVDREGVLQTDSNLYGKALEPCPLPTPQATAETVVRTITEPSGRKLMVASCGLAGTDFTLLAVKPTADAFRPWTALRTELLIVLCGGVALIVLVSHLLMKQLINRLQASDERRVAVFAQMEHNQKLSSIGRLAAGVAHEVNNPLAVIYEKAGLARDLINLGQMGGEDKDKDRLNTLLEGIESTVERARGITHRLLGFARRMEANRQSLHIEEVIAETLSFLEREAKNRGVSLQMELDDNLPEIVSDRGQLQQIFLNIVGNALDAVTGSQLPGGAKNGQERFVKVQCVPSGADALAVTVCDNGKGMPPEVLRHIFEPFYSTKKDKGTGLGMFITYGIVRRLGGEIRVESEEGRGSTVYVTLPLTPPDGSVEV, encoded by the coding sequence ATGTTTGCCGTTATAAAAAACACGTTCGCACACCTGCTGGAAGTGCCCGATGCCGTGTCACCGGCACGGTATCGATCGCTCCGGCGGCTTATGACCATGCTGATGGTGGCGGTGTCTGTAACGCCGTTGCTGCTGCTCTCGGGCATAAGCCATGTGCAGTATACCAGAACCCTCGAGCGTGAGGTGGAAGGCCCCATCTACGCGCTGGCCCGCAAGTCGCAGGCGGCTCTGGAACTGTATCTTGGCGAGCGTGAATCCACCGTGAGCTTCATCGCCCATGCCTATACATTCAAGGATCTGGCGGATGAGCGCACCCTTAACCGGATTTTTCTGTCCCTCAGAAGCGAGTTCCAGGGCTTTGTGGACATGGGGCTGGTCAATTCCGACGGCATGCAGATTTCCTACATCGGGCCGTACAAGCTCAAGGGCGTGGACTATGCGGGCAAGCCCTGGCTGCGCGAAACGGAAATCAAGAGCCGGTATCTGAGCAATGTTTTTCTGGGCTATCGTGGCTATCCGCATATGGTCATAGCCGTTCACAGGATGGAAGAAAGCGGCATCTCATGGACCCTGCGCGTGGCTGTGGACACGCTGCGCCTGCAGCAGGTGCTTTCGGCCGTGGGGCCGGAGCAGGACACCGACGTTTTTCTGGTGGACAGGGAAGGCGTGTTGCAGACAGATTCCAACCTCTACGGCAAGGCCCTGGAACCCTGCCCCCTGCCCACGCCCCAGGCCACGGCAGAAACCGTGGTGCGCACCATTACCGAACCGTCAGGGCGCAAGCTCATGGTTGCCTCGTGCGGACTGGCGGGCACGGATTTTACGCTGCTGGCGGTCAAGCCCACGGCTGACGCCTTTCGCCCCTGGACGGCCCTGCGTACCGAACTGCTGATTGTTCTCTGCGGCGGCGTGGCGCTTATTGTGCTTGTGTCGCACCTGCTCATGAAGCAGCTCATCAACAGGCTTCAGGCCAGCGATGAACGCCGGGTGGCCGTTTTTGCCCAGATGGAGCACAACCAGAAGCTATCGTCCATAGGGCGGCTGGCTGCGGGAGTGGCCCATGAGGTCAACAATCCCCTGGCCGTCATTTATGAAAAGGCCGGTCTGGCGCGTGACCTGATCAATCTGGGGCAGATGGGCGGCGAGGACAAGGACAAGGACAGGCTCAATACCCTGCTTGAGGGCATTGAAAGCACGGTGGAGAGGGCGCGCGGCATTACCCACAGGCTGCTGGGCTTTGCCCGGCGCATGGAGGCCAACCGCCAGAGCCTGCATATTGAGGAAGTTATTGCCGAAACCCTGTCGTTTCTTGAGCGTGAGGCCAAGAACAGGGGCGTCAGCCTGCAGATGGAACTGGATGACAATCTGCCCGAAATTGTTTCCGACCGCGGCCAGTTGCAACAGATTTTTCTGAATATCGTGGGCAACGCGCTGGATGCCGTGACGGGCAGCCAGCTTCCCGGAGGCGCAAAGAACGGGCAGGAACGCTTTGTGAAAGTGCAGTGCGTTCCCTCAGGCGCAGACGCGCTTGCGGTTACTGTGTGCGATAATGGCAAGGGTATGCCCCCAGAGGTGTTGCGGCACATTTTCGAGCCGTTCTATTCCACCAAAAAAGACAAGGGCACCGGGCTTGGCATGTTTATCACCTACGGCATCGTGCGCCGTCTTGGCGGCGAAATCCGTGTGGAAAGTGAAGAAGGTCGCGGCAGCACCGTGTACGTGA